The Fusarium oxysporum Fo47 chromosome II, complete sequence genome includes a region encoding these proteins:
- a CDS encoding P-loop containing nucleoside triphosphate hydrolase protein, with protein sequence MAGPVEVLSMHPHALDTPPRTPYKGVDSLNSGKESPRKVIGKFPTDSSLGDVFYDPSPTSVSSPRPRDDSNQEIMPEDPFDSQHNRILFDAIDALQSFGAGDLSIPQLIIVGGQSSGKSSLLQSLTGIPFPVDSGCCTRFPTRIVSRRTEPDSDDSFRITIDPAEVDVPGLDPASDNIKNYECSGKILTKERFAKVIDEISSEFMGLRTGLGEDRKNFVAEVLKIELSGPHRSYFSILDLPGTFQNASAVNETDQAKVEAMVKEYMNNEDNIVICVIDAPTDFDRQEILRLAKKPIKQNRFVGVFTKCDMVQHEPEATKRIVSIATGNSTHSLGRLPGGWFLVRNRADKDPDSFDLSAAEKKLFSKSPWNSVSQSRLGSTAAKSYLGTLLSSKIRDCFPTLRSTIQHNLEERQHEKTMLGEPRTSHAARQQFVVATVRKYEEMAQTALDRPGFLDHSMELRREVSRLNAEFDKFMRARGGTWEFEDAEVDPRVLLDERLALETQARAEDKQLPSRVRNVNKTKLDASLDKAFPGLSQIQDTRNLMGAIQEKLALYQGSLLDGIINPDIYPDMYREQVKKWGHIANIHLARVAQAVNRCTASILNDVCPAESDTTTLSRELATLLEASWKESMQRTEDLCKSQCEMETKCVRLQSTGPRFGDEIHGWRILRFYEGLTNAWVDCDPGHLDLPKCFESVHQSLGKNMVLDVHDVLKVYYKLSLDAFIRTINNTVIESFISGQDGPVLGLNTNRILSLSEDEMKIVGGENENTARRRKELEHDIEKLQGALTIVDRATRQTSALERN encoded by the exons atggctggacCTGTTGAAGTTCTCTCTATGCATCCCCACGCTCTTGATACTCCTCCCCGAACGCCTTACAAAGGGGTTGATAGCCTCAATTCCGGCAAGGAGAGCCCTAGAAAAGTGATTGGAAAGTTTCCAACCGATTCCAGCCTTGGAGACGTGTTTTATGatccttctccaacttcagTTTCTTCACCTCGACCACGTGATGATTCCAACCAAGAGATCATGCCTGAAGATCCCTTTGATAGTCAGCACAACCGCATCCTGTTTGATGCAATTGATGCCCTGCAATCCTTTGGTGCCGGTGACTTGAGCATTCCTCAG CTCATCATTGTGGGAGGACAATCCTCTGGAAAGTCGTCTCTCCTCCAAAGCTTGACTGGAATCCCTTTCCCAGTCGATAGTGGCTGCTGCACTCGGTTCCCCACACGCATTGTCTCTCGTCGCACAGAACCAGACAGTGACGACTCATTCCGAATTACTATTGATCCTGCTGAAGTTGATGTTCCTGGTTTGGATCCTGCATCtgacaacatcaagaactaTGAGTGCAGCGGCAAGATCCTCACCAAGGAGAGATTTGCAaaggtcatcgatgaa ATATCCTCTGAATTCATGGGCCTTCGAACTGGTCTAGGAGAAGACAGAAAGAACTTCGTAGCGGAAGTCCTCAAGATCGAGCTGTCAGGCCCCCACCGCTCCTATTTCAGTATTCTCGACCTTCCAGGCACATTTCAGAATGCTTCTGCTGTTAACGAGACAGATCAAGCCAAGGTTGAGGCTATGGTCAAGGAGTACATGAACAATGAAGACAACATCGTTAT CTGCGTTATCGATGCACCTACAGACTTTGATCGACAGGAGATTTTGAGGCTGGCCAAGAAGCCTATCAAGCAAAACCGCTTCGTCGGCGTTTTCACAAAATGCGATATGGTGCAGCATGAACCAGAGGCGACCAAGAGG ATTGTATCTATCGCAACTGGTAACTCTACTCATAGCCTTGGACGCCTTCCTGGTGGCTGGTTCCTGGTTCGCAATCGAGCAGACAAAGATCCAGATTCTTTCGACCTGAGCGCCgcagagaagaagctgtttAGCAAGAGCCCCTGGAACTCTGTTTCTCAAAGCCGTCTGGGTTCAACTGCAGCCAAGTCATACCTTGGTACTCTTCTGAGTTCCAAGATACGTGACTGTTTCCCAACACTCCGCAGTACAATTCAGCATAACCTTGAAGAAAGACAACACGAGAAGACCATGCTTGGAGAGCCTCGCACTAGCCATGCCGCAAGACAGCAATTTGTTGTTGCTACTGTACGAAAATATGAAGAGATGGCACAGACGGCTCTAGACCGTCCAGGATTTCTCGACCACAGCATGGAGCTTCGCAGAGAAGTTAGTCGATTGAATGCTGAATTTGACAAGTTCATGCGAGCACGAGGTGGTACCTGGGAGTTTGAGGACGCAGAAGTTGATCCTCGCGTCCTGCTAGATGAACGTCTGGCTCTTGAGACTCAGGCGAGGGCTGAGGACAAGCAGTTACCGTCTCGTGTTCGCAATGTCAACAAGACGAAGCTCGATGCTTCACTTGACAAGGCGTTCCCGGGCTTGTCACAAATTCAAGACACAAGAAATCTTATGGGTGCCATCCAAGAGAAGCTCGCACTCTATCAGGGATCTCTTCTCGATGGCATCATCAACCCCGATATCTACCCAGATATGTATCGAGAGCAAGTCAAGAAATGGGGACACATCGCGAACATCCACCTTGCGCGAGTCGCACAAGCCGTCAATCGATGCACTGCCTCCATCCTCAACGACGTCTGCCCTGCGGAAAGTGACACCACAACTCTGTCGAGGGAGTTGGCCACACTCTTGGAAGCTTCGTGGAAAGAATCCATGCAGAGAACTGAAGACTTATGCAAGTCTCAGTGCGAGATGGAGACAAAGTGTGTGCGACTGCAATCCACTGGCCCTCGCTTTGGGGACGAGATTCATGGCTGGAGAATCTTAAGATTTTACGAGGGACTCACAAATGCTTGGGTGGATTGCGATCCGGGACATCTTGATCTTCCTAAGTGTTTTGAGTCTGTCCACCAAAGTCTGGGCAAGAACATGGTTCTTGATGTCCACGATGTTCTCAAAGTTTATTACAAG CTCTCCCTGGACGCTTTTATTCGTACCATTAACAACACCGTTATCGAATCGTTCATCTCTGGTCAAGACGGGcctgttcttggcctcaacACGAACCGAATTTTGAGCCTTTcggaagatgagatgaagattgTTGGTGGAGAGAATGAGAACACTGCCAGGAGACGTAAAGAGCTGGAGCATGAtatcgagaagcttcaaggTGCCCTTACTATCGTCGATAGGGCGACTCGACAGACATCTGCCTTGGAGAGAAATTGA
- a CDS encoding SNF2 family N-terminal domain-containing protein: protein MPRGRPSTRGTPITAADASRDTSTASNRMTRSARTRSQAASSIPTPTPAVDIQQDAPFGSRPRGRPKKSIPEVEASPLSQFPTSDIALPTKRRGRPSKAPIIESESVSSVPTPLDPDTGSDYSTPASSKVPTPAAVDHGKSTIFEVQLPAPSTSRPVDRERGLHKSAYSMNSRAKGRMVIEDSDDEDFDNYRNAQVARRLQDEELKQASSAASSSLPLRRSTRPSLSGSFNTPAQASVKRERASTLTDSTAKRGRPAKKPKVIADSDDEEIDMDAEIAQGLDLDSGSSLSSYEDESFADDDASDKEAARYISSDDEDVPMAMSRKAAGKRPARPMARTVPRVKAPAATFAHSARKAAQADGPSGDELDALESALGDAESTDFATDNNDGYIDLSSSDADADDADNRDHLATIANNRRAFRNQGVSRRAIRERERLEKNHPEIIGMWDRIKKEPVIKAGKATQPERISRQLKPFQLEGLAWMMEMEKAKYEGGLLGDEMGLGKTIQAVSLIMSDYPAKQPSLVLVPPVALMQWQQEIKSYTDGALNTFVFHGTNQKTKGITVKELKKFDVIMMSYNSLESVYRKQEKGFKRKDGIYKEKSAIHAIDFHRVILDEAHCIKTRTTMTAKACFALKTTYRWCLTGTPLQNRIGEFFSLVRFLQVDTFASYLCKQCPCSTLEWSMDEHSRCTGCKHPGVQHVSLFNQELLNPIQKYGNAGAGATAFERLRLMTDRIMLRRLKKDHTNSMELPVKEVYVDRQFFGEEENDFANSIMTNGQRKFDTYVAQGVLLNNYANIFGLIMQMRQVADHPDLILKKNAEGGQNVLVCCICDEPAEDTIRSRCKHDFCRACVGSYVRSTDEPDCPRCHIPLSIDLEQPEIEQDENLVKKNSIINRIKMENWTSSSKIELLVHELHKLRSDNASHKSIIFSQFTTMLQLIEWRLRRAGITTVMLDGSMTPAQRQASIEHFMNNVDVECFLVSLKAGGVALNLTEASRVFIVDPWWNPAAEWQSADRCHRIGQTRPCTITRLCIEDSVESRMVLIQEKKTNMIHSTVNSDTKAMESLTPQDMQFLFRGS from the exons ATGCCTCGAGGTCGCCCTTCCACCCGGGGTACGCCCATCACTGCAGCAGATG CTTCTAGAGATACATCTACTGCTTCTAATCGAATGACCCGCTCAGCCAGGACTAGAAGTCAGGCTGCCTCGTCTATACCAACTCCCACCCCAGCTGTAGATATTCAGCAAGATGCTCCCTTTGGGTCACGCCCAAGAGGAAGACCTAAGAAGAGTATCCCCGAAGTCGAGGCATCACCTCTGTCTCAATTTCCTACTTCTGACATCGCACTTCCCACTAAACGACGTGGCCGCCCAAGCAAAGCACCCATCATTGAGAGCGAGTCTGTATCATCAGTTCCCACGCCACTAGACCCAGATACAGGGAGCGATTATTCAACTCCTGCGTCTAGCAAAGTGCCAACCCCGGCAGCAGTCGATCATGGTAAATCAACTATCTTCGAAGTTCAACTTCCTGCTCCTTCTACCTCTCGCCCCGTTGACCGCGAGAGAGGTCTGCACAAGAGCGCATATTCTATGAACTCGAGGGCCAAAGGCCGGATGGTGATTGAAGACTCGGACGACGAAGATTTTGACAATTATCGAAACGCTCAAGTAGCTCGTCGCCTCCAGGATGAAGAACTCAAGCAAGCATCCAGTGccgcatcatcatcacttccCTTACGAAGAAGCACCAGACCTTCGCTCTCCGGTAGTTTCAACACTCCCGCTCAGGCTTCTGTCAAGCGAGAACGAGCATCGACCCTGACTGACTCTACCGCTAAGCGTGGTCGCCCAGCGAAAAAGCCTAAAGTCATCGCCGACTCAGATGACGAGGAAATTGACATGGATGCGGAGATAGCCCAAGGGCTTGACCTGGACAGCGGCTCCTCATTGAGCTCATACGAGGATGAATCCTTTGCCGATGATGACGCTAGCGACAAGGAAGCAGCTCGATACATCTCcagtgatgacgaagacgtTCCAATGGCTATGTCGAGAAAAGCGGCCGGAAAGCGGCCAGCACGTCCCATGGCACGCACCGTACCCCGTGTCAAGGCACCTGCTGCGACTTTTGCCCACTCCGCAAGGAAAGCCGCGCAAGCTGACGGCCCGTCTGGTGATGAGCTCGATGCATTGGAAAGCGCTTTAGGTGATGCTGAGTCTACAGACTTCGCAACTGATAACAATGACGGCTACATCGACTTGAGTAGTAGCGATGCTGATGCAGATGACGCCGATAACAGAGACCATCTCGCGACTATCGCCAACAACCGAAGGGCTTTCAGGAACCAGGGTGTGAGCAGACGTGCCATTAGAGAACGAGAGCGTTTGGAGAAAAACCACCCTGAGATCATAGGCATGTGGGACAGGATTAAAAAGGAGCCAGTGATCAAGGCTGGGAAGGCTACACAACCGGAAAGAATTTCACGCCAACTCAAGCCATTCCAACTTGAAGGTCTTGCttggatgatggagatggagaaggcaAAATACGAAGGTGGCTTACTCGGTGATGAGATGGGATTAGGCAAGACAATTCAGGCCGTGTCTCTGATTATGTCCGATTATCCCGCGAAACAGCCGTCGCTGGTTCTCGTGCCTCCAGTTGCGCTCATGCAATGGCAACAAGAGATCAAGTCTTACACCGATGGTGCCTTGAACACATTTGTTTTCCATGGAACAAACCAGAAGACCAAGGGGATCACCGTGAAGGAACTCAAGAAATTCGACGTTATCATGATGTCGTACAACAGTCTCGAGTCAGTCTATCGCAAGCAGGAAAAGGGTTTCAAGCGCAAGGATGGCATATACAAGGAGAAGAGTGCTATTCATGCGATCGATTTCCATCGGGTTATTCTGGACGAAGCACACTGTATCAAAACACGCACCACCATGACAGCCAAAGCATGCTTTGCTCTCAAGACTACCTACCGGTGGTGTCTGACGGGCACGCCTCTGCAGAACCGCATCGGAGAGTTCTTCTCTCTGGTTCGTTTCCTACAAGTCGACACCTTCGCGTCGTATCTCTGCAAGCAGTGTCCGTGCTCCACGCTTGAATGGTCGATGGACGAGCACAGTCGTTGCACTGGGTGCAAGCATCCGGGAGTGCAACATGTTTCTCTGTTCAACCAAGAGCTATTGAACCCTATTCAGAAATATGGGAATGCAGGCGCAGGCGCAACGGCTTTTGAAAGACTGCGTTTGATGACAGATCGCATCATGCTGCGCCGTCTAAAGAAAGACCACACCAACTCTATGGAACTTCCAGTCAAGGAGGTTTATGTTGACCGACAGTTTTTcggagaagaggagaacGACTTCGCGAATAGTATCATGACGAACGGCCAGCGCAAGTTTGATACGTATGTCGCTCAGGGTGTTCTCTTGAACAATTATGCCAACATTTTTGGCCTCATTATGCAGATGCGACAAGTTGCTGACCACCCTGATCTCATTCTGAAGAAGAACGCTGAAGGAGGGCAAAACGTGCTCGTTTGTTGCATCTGCGATGAGCCTGCCGAAGACACAATCCGTAGCAGGTGTAAGCATGACTTTTGCAGAGCCTGTGTCGGTAGCTACGTCCGCTCTACTGATGAACCTGATTGCCCCCGTTGTCACATCCCCCTCTCGATCGATCTGGAACAGCCAGAGATTGAGCAAGATGAGAATCTCGTCAAGAAaaactccatcatcaaccgaATCAAGATGGAGAACTGGACCTCCTCTTCCAAAATTGAACTTCTAGTCCATGAGCTACACAAACTTCGCTCTGACAACGCCTCACACAAGTCGATCATCTTCTCTCAGTTTACTACCATGCTGCAGCTCATCGAGTGGCGTCTCCGTCGGGCTGGTATCACTACAGTCATGCTCGATGGTAGCATGACACCTGCCCAACGACAGGCCTCGATCGAGCATTTCATGAACAACGTGGACGTTGAATGCTTCCTGGTTTCTCtcaaggctggtggtgtGGCACTGAACCTCACCGAAGCCTCTCGAGTATTCATTGTTGACCC ATGGTGGAATCCAGCCGCTGAGTGGCAGTCCGCTGACCGATGCCATCGCATTGGACAAACTCGACCCTGCACTATCACGCGACTGTGTATCGAGGATTCTGTTGAAAGTCGAATGGTGTTGAttcaggagaagaagactaATATGATTCACTCCACTGTCAACTCGGACACCAAGGCCATGGAATCGCTCACCCCCCAGGACATGCAATTCCTCTTCCGTGGTTCATAG
- a CDS encoding histidine phosphatase superfamily: MYSKTLSLSLLFGNAASEVIHGAVVFSRHGDRTTKWYGAQSLTSLGAEQNFQVGRDYRDRYLASDSQYRILGISEDEYKPSQIFASAPDQGILMNTATAFLQGFYPPLADLDPEIASQTLNNGSESQAPLDGYQYVRLHTINDNSPDTIWIKGDDACPKYVTASKSFMKSDVFAQREEDTKEFYEQFYDVLSDGVYNLRPENMTYKNAYNIFDLVNVARIHNSTSPARNVSNADLLQLRTLADSAELGQNWNESDTARAIGAETLSGAILNQLNETVTSQGKLKFSLFAGSYDTFLAFFGLADLLDVSPNFYGLPDYASTMAFELFTDDNTDSFPSDPEADLRVRWLFRNSTAGDLETYPLFGTGEDSLSWSKFVTEIEKRAITDVGDWCTKCGAEEDFCAAYKDDDETAEGESENKTSKKGGMSNAVAGVIGAMVTLGVVAIVGAAAFVLLRRKRTTPAGEKSSVRSGSTDGNAAKV, encoded by the exons ATGTATTCCAAGACTCTTTCGTTGAGCTTGCTTTTTGGCAATGCTGCCAGTGAAGTCATTCATGGCGCTGTAGTCTTTAGCCGTCATGGAGATC GCACTACAAAGTGGTACGGCGCTCAATCTCTCACTAGTCTCGGCGCAGAGCAGAATTTCCAAGTTGGTCGAGATTACCGTGATAGATATCTCGCTTCAGACTCTCAATATCGTATCTTGGGTATTTCTGAGGATGAATACAAGCCTTCTCAGATCTTTGCCAGTGCTCCTGATCAGGGCATTCTCATGAACACGGCTACAGCTTTCCTTCAAGGGTTTTATCCTCCTCTGGCCGACCTCGATCCTGAGATTGCGTCTCAGACTCTTAACAACGGTTCTGAGAGCCAGGCTCCCCTTGATGGATACCAATATGTTCGTCTTCACACTATCAACGATAACTCACCAGACACCATCTGGATCAAGGGCGATGATGCTTGTCCTAAGTATGTCACTGCCTCAAAGTCTTTCATGAAGAGCGACGTCTTCGCTCAGCGCGAGGAAGACACGAAGGAATTTTACGAGCAATTCTACGATGTCCTCTCCGACGGCGTCTACAACCTTCGTCCTGAGAACATGACCTACAAGAACGCTTACAACATTTTTGATCTCGTCAACGTCGCTCGCATCCACAACAGCACCTCTCCAGCACGCAACGTCTCAAACGCGgaccttcttcaactccGCACCCTCGCTGACTCTGCAGAACTCGGCCAGAACTGGAACGAGTCTGATACCGCTCGAGCCATTGGTGCTGAGACTCTCTCCGGTGCTATTCTCAACCAGCTGAATGAGACTGTTACTTCTCAAGGAAAGCTCAAGTTTTCTCTCTTCGCTGGAAGTTACGATACTTTCCTTGCTTTCTTCGGTCTTGCggatcttcttgatgtaTCTCCCAATTTCTACGGTCTGCCAGACTATGCCTCTACAATGGCATTTGAGCTCTTCACCGATGATAACACGGACAGTTTCCCCTCGGACCCAGAGGCTGATCTCCGTGTGCGTTGGCTCTTCCGCAACAGCACGGCTGGTGATCTTGAGACTTACCCTCTGTTTGGGACTGGCGAGGACTCTCTTTCTTGGTCAAAGTTTGTgactgagattgagaagcgTGCTATTACTGATGTTGGAGATTGGTGCACCAAGTGTGGCGCCGAGGAAGATTTCTGTGCTGCGTACAAGGACGATGACGAGACTGCCGAGGGCGAGAGTGAGAATAAGACTTCCAAGAAGGGTGGCATGTCCAACGCCGTTGCTGGTGTCATTGGTGCCATGGTTACCCTGGGTGTTGTCGCTATCGTTGGAGCTGCTGCTTTTGTTCTCTTGAGGCGCAAGCGAACTACCCCTGCTGGCGAGAAGAGCAGTGTTCGCAGCGGAAGCACTGATGGGAACGCGGCCAAGGTCTAG
- a CDS encoding Alpha/Beta hydrolase protein, translated as MLLLPLLSAITLAVASPVALDDYVNSLEERAVGVTTTDFSNFKFYIQHGAAAYCNSEAAAGSKITCSNNGCPTVQGNGATIVTSFVGSKTGIGGYVATDSARKEIVVSFRGSINIRNWLTNLDFGQEDCSLVSGCGVHSGFQRAWNEISSQATAAVASARKANPSFKVISTGHSLGGAVAVLAAANLRVGGTPVDIYTYGSPRVGNAQLSAFVSNQAGGEYRVTHADDPVPRLPPLIFGYRHTTPEFWLSGGGGDTVDYTINDVKVCEGAANLGCNGGTLGLDIAAHLHYFQATDACNAGGFSWRRYRSAESVDKRATMTDAELEKKLNSYVQMDKEYVKNNQARS; from the exons ATGCTTCTTCTACCACTCCTCTCAGCCATCACCCTCGCGGTAGCCAGCCCTGTAGCTCTCGATGACTACGTCAACTCTCTCGAGGAGCGAG CTGTTGGTGTCACCACAACCGACTTTAGCAACTTCAAGTTCTACATCCAACACGGCGCCGCAGCTTACTGCAACTCTGAAGCCGCAGCTGGTTCAAAGATCACCTGCTCCAATAATGGCTGTCCAACCGTTCAGGGCAACGGAGCTACCATCGTGACATCTTTCGT CGGCTCCAAGACAGGTATCGGTGGCTACGTCGCGACAGACTCTGCCCGAAAGGAAATCGTCGTCTCGTTTCGCGGAAGCATCAACATTCGAAACTGGCTTACCAACCTCGACTTCGGCCAGGAAGACTGCAGTCTCGTCTCTGGATGTGGTGTACACTCTGGCTTCCAGCGAGCCTGGAATGAGATCTCCTCTCAAGCAACAGCTGCCGTCGCCTCCGCACGCAAGGCGAACccttctttcaaggtcatcTCTACAGGCCACTCCCTTGGAGGTGCTGTGGCCGTTCTTGCTGCCGCAAACCTGAGAGTCGGTGGAACACCCGTCGACATTTACACCTACGGTTCTCCCCGTGTCGGAAATGCACAGCTCTCAGCCTTCGTCTCAAACCAGGCTGGTGGAGAGTACCGCGTTACACACGCCGATGACCCTGTCCCTCGTCTCCCCCCTCTGATCTTCGGATACAGACACACAACTCCTGAGTTCTGGCTGtctggtggtggcggcgacACGGTTGACTACACCATCAACGATGTCAAGGTCTGTGAGGGTGCTGCCAACCTTGGATGCAACGGTGGAACTCTTGGTTTGGATATTGCTGCTCATCTGCATTACTTCCAGGCGACTGACGCCTGTAACGCTGGCGGATTCTCTTGGCGACGATACAGAAGCGCCGAGAGCGTCGACAAGAGGGCCACCATGACTGACgccgagcttgagaagaagctgaactCTTATGTCCAGATGGATAAGGAGTATGTGAAGAATAACCAGGCCCGCTCTTAA
- a CDS encoding pyridoxal-dependent decarboxylase: MVMATAVLDTYNHNVNHPHIALKKPLLQEPLEQYGVITPKQLIGQALHQRVEAIDHEMCEPGDEDTFFVADLGEVYRQHLRWKKNLPRVRPFYAVKCNPDPQIIKLLSELGTGFDCASKTEIEQVLSAGLSPDRIIYAQPCKTNSYVRYVKSVGVKQMTFDNADELYKIAKLYPGAELFLRIMTDDSESLCRFSMKFGAAMDTTEGLLALAKDLGLNVVGVSFHVGSGASDPLAFYKAVRDAHTVFQLAHEFGFNMRTLDVGGGFSGDTFETMAAVLGDALDEFFPPHSNIEIIAEPGRYYVATAFTIACNIIARRTVEDPTLDGKGYMLYVNDGVYGNFSNIMFDHQQPIAKVLRASGKTLFETTAAHPTPEGEGFEYSVWGPTCDGIDRITESTRFDSILDVGDWLYFEDMGAYTKCSATQFNGFSNAHDVIYVCSEPGAKALLGL; this comes from the exons ATGGTTATGGCAACGGCTGTCCTCGACACCTACAATCATAATGTCAATCACCCTCATATCGCATTAAAGAAACCCCTGCTTCAGGAACCTCTTGAGCAATATGGCGTGATTACTCCAAAGCAACTCATCGGTCAGGCTCTCCACCAGCGCGTGGAGGCCATTGACCATGAGATGTGTGAGCCTGGCGACGAAGATACTTTCTTCGTTGCTGACCTCGGAGAGGTCTACCGCCAGCATCTTCGCTGGAAGAAGAATCTCCCTCGGGTCCGGCCCTTCTATG CCGTCAAGTGCAACCCCGATCCTcagatcatcaagcttctATCTGAGCTCGGAACCGGCTTCGATTGTgcctccaagaccgagatTGAGCAGGTCCTGTCCGCAGGACTTAGCCCCGACCGCATCATCTACGCCCAACCCTGCAAGACTAACTCGTATGTCCGATACGTCAAGTCTGTGGGCGTCAAACAGATGACTTTTGACAATGCCGATGAGCTCTACAAGATCGCCAAGCTCTATCCAGGAGCTGAGCTCTTCCTCCGCATCATGACCGACGACAGCGAGTCTCTGTGCCGCTTCAGCATGAAGTTCGGTGCCGCCATGGACACCACTGAGGGTCTTCTCGCCCTGGCCAAGGATCTTGGTCTCAACGTTGTTGGCGTCAGCTTCCACGTTGGATCTGGTGCCTCTGATCCTCTTGCCTTCTACAAGGCCGTGCGCGACGCCCACACCGTCTTCCAGCTGGCCCACGAGTTCGGGTTCAACATGCGCACCCTCGACGTTGGTGGTGGCTTCAGCGGCGATACCTTCGAGACCATGGCTGCTGTCCTCGGCGACGCCCTCGACGAGTTCTTCCCTCCTCACAGCAACATCGAGATCATCGCCGAGCCAGGTCGATACTATGTTGCCACCGCCTTCACCATCGCCTGCAACATCATCGCTCGCCGAACTGTTGAGGACCCCACTCTCGATGGCAAGGGCTACATGCTCTACGTCAACGATGGCGTTTACGGCAACTTCTCAAACATCATGTTTGACCACCAGCAGCCTATCGCCAAGGTTCTCCGCGCCTCCGGTAAGACCCTCTTCGAGACCACCGCTGCCCATCCCACTCCCGAGGGCGAGGGCTTCGAGTATTCCGTCTGGGGTCCTACCTGCGATGGCATCGACCGCATCACTGAGAGCACTCGCTTCGACTCCATTCTCGATGTCGGTGACTGGCTGTACTTCGAGGACATGGGTGCCTACACAAAGTGCTCTGCCACTCAGTTCAACGGCTTCTCCAACGCCCACGACGTTATCTACGTCTGCAGCGAGCCTGGTGCCAAGGCCCTTCTTGGTCTGTGA